Proteins found in one Thalassophryne amazonica chromosome 1, fThaAma1.1, whole genome shotgun sequence genomic segment:
- the LOC117513566 gene encoding calcipressin-1-like isoform X2 gives MHMKTSKYDPFCLVASVTNQEVFNIPERQAGFEALFHSFDPKVQFQYFKSFRRVRINFSDALAAAEARLRLHKTNFNGKEMRLYFAQMVHIGSPRLEPPKPEKQFLISPPASPPVGWEQSQDATPVINYDLLCAVSKLGPGEKYELHTATPTTPSVVVHVCEDEHGKNSAAEVSDQDDRPHPQRLKIIQTRRPDYTPSVEQ, from the exons ATGCACATGAAGACCTCAAAGTATGATCCCTTTTGCCTTGTTGCCTCTGTGACCAAccaggaagtgtttaacattcCTGAAAGACAG GCAGGCTTTGAGGCCTTATTTCATTCATTCGACCCAAAGGTCCAGTTCCAGTACTTCAAGTCTTTCCGCAGGGTCCGGATCAACTTCAGTGACGCTCTGGCTGCGGCTGAGGCAAGACTCAGGCTGCACAAAACTAACTTCAATGGCAAAGAGATGAGGCTTTACTTTGCCCAG ATGGTCCACATTGGAAGTCCTCGGCTGGAACCTCCAAAGCCAGAGAAACAGTTCTTGATATCCCCCCCTGCTTCACCTCCAGTCGGGTGGGAGCAGAGTCAGGACGCCACACCAGTTATCAATTATGACCTGCTGTGTGCTGTCTCTAAACTAGGACCAG GTGAGAAATATGAGCTCCACACAGCCACACCCACGACCCCCAGCGTGGTCGTACATGTGTGTGAAGACGAACATGGCAAGAACTCAGCCGCTGAAGTCAGTGATCAAGATGACAGGccccacccacagcgtctgaagATCATCCAAACACGACGTCCTGACTACACCCCCAGTGTTGAGCAATGA